The following are encoded together in the bacterium genome:
- a CDS encoding NAD(P)-dependent oxidoreductase, which translates to NENSAAMGAKPGTILVDTSTIAPAAAQEFAERANELGLHFLDAPLTGGQIGAENGTLTIMVGGNEEVFGKVKPVFEPMSKKIVYVGGPGMGQILKMANQIAGMLNVVGVAEALLFCRNAGVDLDLAVETLSGGASGSWAMENLGPRIVDRDFRPGFSAELQQKDLRYALETADKLKVPMPGTAVCNQLMRSVLAHGDGKLSFVAVSLVLERLAGLDLPIKKGK; encoded by the coding sequence AATGAGAACAGTGCTGCAATGGGTGCCAAACCTGGCACTATATTGGTCGACACCAGTACCATTGCCCCTGCGGCCGCTCAAGAATTTGCCGAAAGAGCGAACGAATTAGGTTTGCATTTCCTTGATGCTCCGCTGACAGGGGGACAAATCGGCGCAGAAAACGGGACCCTCACGATTATGGTCGGTGGCAATGAAGAGGTCTTTGGGAAAGTGAAACCTGTCTTCGAACCGATGTCAAAGAAGATCGTCTATGTTGGCGGTCCCGGCATGGGTCAGATACTCAAAATGGCCAACCAGATTGCGGGTATGTTGAATGTCGTTGGGGTTGCCGAGGCGCTTCTGTTTTGCCGTAATGCTGGAGTTGATTTAGACTTAGCGGTCGAGACACTAAGTGGCGGCGCTAGTGGTTCGTGGGCGATGGAGAATTTGGGGCCGCGAATAGTTGATCGTGACTTTAGACCGGGTTTTTCAGCCGAGCTTCAGCAGAAGGATCTTCGCTATGCCTTAGAGACTGCCGATAAGCTAAAAGTCCCCATGCCCGGCACTGCAGTTTGCAATCAGCTCATGCGCTCAGTCTTAGCACACGGCGATGGCAAACTGTCCTTTGTAGCAGTTTCTCTAGTCTTAGAACGCCTTGCAGGTTTGGACTTGCCCATTAAGAAGGGTAAGTAA
- a CDS encoding ABC transporter ATP-binding protein, which produces MASIQSPIISMHGVTKRFGALTANDRIDIDVSSGTIHAIVGENGAGKTTLMRILYGVYRPDEGEIKLRGQTTDFHSPMQAIKAGVGMVTQHYSIIPELLIIDNLMLGAELTQGCLLDRKAAIERADELAKRIGFNFNWRALASTLSPTSSQKLEILKLLWRDSDILILDEPTAMLSPSDSNALFDNLHKLCDDSPRTILFVTHKLDEVMQHAQQVTVLRGGKKIADADVAGTSREQLTQWIVGQQINPIKKEPPRSFGEPMLTVSELTVRGDRGDIAVNSISLEIRSEEIVGIAGVDGNGQAELVEAIVGLRPVISGSIRFREVDLSRQSIRRRMELGLRYLPNDRLDGLIEDWSVSLNSVLGFHRKPPIGGLLMQSKAVNERARELVSEFDVKTPSLESSADLLSGGNQQRLMAARELYGEPNLLVACQPTCGLDISGAEQVHNVIRDKCAIGMAALVVSFDLDELIELCDRIVVMFRGKLFALPDGESKNRELIGLHMVGGAPR; this is translated from the coding sequence ATGGCTTCAATTCAGTCTCCAATTATCTCTATGCATGGGGTTACTAAGCGGTTTGGCGCGTTAACGGCTAATGACCGGATAGATATTGACGTTAGTTCGGGGACTATCCATGCGATTGTTGGAGAAAATGGGGCAGGGAAGACAACGCTGATGCGCATCCTCTACGGCGTCTACCGTCCTGATGAGGGTGAGATTAAGCTTCGTGGGCAGACAACAGATTTCCACAGTCCAATGCAGGCTATCAAAGCTGGCGTTGGGATGGTTACTCAGCACTACAGTATCATCCCCGAACTTTTAATTATTGATAATTTAATGTTGGGCGCGGAACTCACACAAGGTTGTTTGCTCGATCGGAAAGCCGCTATTGAACGGGCGGACGAATTAGCGAAACGAATTGGCTTTAATTTTAATTGGCGCGCTTTGGCCTCAACCTTGAGTCCTACTTCAAGTCAGAAGCTCGAAATCCTAAAGTTGTTGTGGAGAGATTCCGATATTTTAATATTAGATGAACCGACGGCGATGTTATCACCATCGGACTCAAATGCGCTCTTTGATAACTTGCATAAGTTGTGTGACGATAGCCCGAGAACGATCTTATTTGTGACGCATAAACTGGACGAAGTAATGCAGCACGCTCAGCAGGTTACTGTATTACGTGGTGGGAAGAAGATTGCTGATGCTGATGTTGCCGGAACATCACGAGAACAGCTCACTCAGTGGATTGTCGGACAGCAAATCAACCCGATCAAAAAAGAACCCCCTCGATCTTTTGGAGAACCAATGCTCACCGTGTCCGAGTTAACGGTTCGTGGGGATCGAGGGGATATTGCAGTCAATTCGATTAGTCTTGAAATACGTTCGGAAGAGATAGTCGGGATTGCAGGGGTTGACGGGAATGGACAGGCTGAATTGGTAGAAGCTATAGTCGGCCTGCGCCCCGTTATCTCGGGTTCAATTCGCTTCAGAGAAGTTGATTTATCTAGGCAATCGATAAGACGGAGGATGGAGTTGGGGCTTCGCTACCTGCCGAATGATCGTCTAGATGGTCTCATCGAGGATTGGTCGGTTAGTTTGAATTCTGTCTTAGGTTTTCACAGAAAGCCACCGATCGGTGGTTTGTTAATGCAGTCAAAAGCAGTTAATGAGCGGGCAAGGGAATTGGTAAGTGAATTCGACGTGAAGACCCCGAGTTTGGAATCTTCCGCTGATTTGTTATCCGGTGGGAATCAGCAGCGTTTGATGGCCGCGCGTGAGCTTTATGGTGAGCCTAATCTGTTGGTTGCATGCCAACCAACGTGTGGATTGGATATTAGCGGCGCCGAACAGGTCCATAACGTTATCCGAGACAAATGCGCCATTGGAATGGCAGCGCTAGTGGTATCGTTTGATCTGGATGAGCTAATCGAGCTATGCGACCGTATCGTTGTAATGTTCCGTGGGAAGCTTTTTGCTTTGCCTGATGGAGAGAGTAAAAACCGCGAGCTTATCGGTTTACACATGGTGGGTGGTGCGCCGAGATGA
- a CDS encoding ABC transporter permease codes for MKRVLTILALIISATALIAVAVASTGTPPGYAFIIFVQGAFGDKAQWMQTLSLTIPLLLTGLSVAVALRAGLFNIGAEGQLLVGGLMGAWTGYAFVLPYGLHLGLVLIVGALAGAIWALPAGLIKAWRGGHEVITTIMLNYLALNLVNYLLNGPMRAVSAFNEPKTPELMRSAWMPMLSFTDNSLSLGILVGIFVAIGLWVWLFRTPNGYETRAVGANSNAAKAHGISISRTLIMTMALSGALAGLAGAVLVAGVPEHRFYRDFSPGYGFDGIAVGLLAGANPLGVIPAAVVFGAVDSGTRYMESLTSVPRDIAVVVRGLIILGVAGLTWQRKKGSAK; via the coding sequence ATGAAGCGTGTTCTCACTATTCTTGCGCTTATTATTTCGGCGACGGCGCTTATAGCTGTTGCAGTGGCATCTACAGGCACGCCACCAGGGTATGCCTTCATAATCTTTGTTCAGGGAGCTTTTGGAGATAAGGCGCAGTGGATGCAGACGCTAAGCCTAACGATTCCTTTGCTTCTAACCGGTTTATCGGTTGCGGTTGCGCTTCGAGCAGGTTTGTTTAATATAGGCGCTGAAGGACAACTTCTTGTTGGCGGTTTGATGGGCGCTTGGACTGGCTATGCGTTTGTGCTTCCTTATGGTTTGCATCTTGGGCTTGTGTTGATTGTTGGAGCTTTAGCCGGAGCGATATGGGCGCTCCCTGCCGGCTTGATTAAGGCATGGCGGGGCGGGCATGAGGTGATTACTACTATCATGCTCAACTATCTGGCGCTGAACCTGGTTAATTATTTGTTAAATGGGCCGATGCGTGCAGTCAGCGCTTTTAATGAACCTAAAACACCTGAGTTGATGCGATCCGCATGGATGCCGATGCTGTCATTTACGGATAACTCTTTGAGCTTGGGAATTTTAGTTGGGATTTTCGTTGCAATAGGGTTGTGGGTGTGGCTGTTCCGGACGCCTAACGGTTACGAAACACGCGCAGTGGGCGCTAACTCAAACGCAGCCAAAGCCCATGGGATTTCAATATCACGAACCTTGATAATGACGATGGCGCTCTCAGGGGCATTAGCAGGCTTAGCAGGGGCTGTTTTAGTGGCGGGAGTTCCTGAACATAGGTTTTATCGAGATTTCTCACCTGGTTACGGGTTTGATGGAATAGCAGTGGGTCTGCTGGCAGGTGCCAATCCTTTGGGTGTAATTCCGGCGGCTGTAGTTTTTGGTGCGGTGGATTCGGGAACGCGTTATATGGAATCGCTGACATCAGTGCCGCGCGATATTGCAGTAGTGGTTAGAGGGCTTATTATTTTAGGGGTTGCAGGGCTTACTTGGCAGCGAAAAAAAGGGAGCGCTAAATGA
- a CDS encoding ABC transporter permease translates to MTLLIQVWILGMLRGGTSLMLTSLGGLLSERSGVINIGLEGMMLLGAFAGAVVSYFTKSALLGLSAAVLAGGLLAYAHALLTQRLKVEHVMSGIALNLVALGVTSFLLRRLPDGIGSFSKVPSVPWWSLTIVACVLMGVIYVWLNYTPSGIRLQAVGNDAEKAAQVGIDPIKVRYFGVIASGMLAGLGGGYLSLAQTPGFSVNMSSGRGYIALAALILGRWNPFGAAAAALAFGLFYQAEEWMQGTPIFGVQLPTEFWLSLPYLLTVIALAGFRGRSKPPADLGKT, encoded by the coding sequence ATGACTCTCTTAATTCAAGTTTGGATATTGGGAATGCTGCGCGGCGGCACATCGTTGATGTTGACATCACTAGGTGGACTTCTTTCTGAACGAAGTGGTGTTATAAATATCGGGTTAGAAGGAATGATGCTATTAGGTGCTTTTGCTGGGGCAGTGGTAAGTTACTTCACAAAGAGCGCCTTGCTTGGTTTATCAGCAGCTGTATTAGCTGGAGGACTGCTAGCTTACGCTCATGCGTTATTAACGCAGCGATTGAAAGTCGAACACGTGATGAGCGGTATAGCGCTTAACCTGGTTGCGCTTGGAGTGACGAGCTTTCTGCTCAGGCGGCTTCCTGATGGTATTGGCTCTTTCTCTAAAGTGCCAAGTGTGCCTTGGTGGTCATTGACGATCGTTGCTTGTGTATTAATGGGCGTGATTTACGTATGGTTGAATTATACACCGAGCGGAATTCGCCTTCAGGCGGTTGGGAATGACGCCGAAAAGGCGGCGCAGGTTGGGATCGATCCGATAAAGGTTCGATATTTCGGTGTTATCGCGAGCGGAATGCTGGCAGGATTAGGCGGTGGTTATCTATCACTAGCTCAGACGCCGGGGTTTTCGGTGAATATGTCGAGTGGACGTGGATATATCGCGCTTGCGGCACTCATCTTAGGCCGATGGAATCCGTTTGGCGCCGCCGCTGCAGCATTAGCATTTGGGCTGTTTTATCAGGCAGAAGAATGGATGCAAGGCACACCGATATTCGGTGTACAGCTTCCCACGGAATTTTGGCTATCGCTGCCGTATTTATTAACAGTGATAGCGCTTGCCGGCTTCCGAGGTCGTTCGAAACCACCTGCAGATTTAGGGAAGACGTAG
- the glgA gene encoding glycogen synthase GlgA gives MISANKKMKILIVSVEVSPFAKVGGLADVAGALPKALAKLGHDVRVLMPAYKMIEDNPKYKVKPLIDKLPVPINPHWIEEGFVKQTTISGDIPVYLVGSKRFFSKATESVKVYDIEAGADPYIFLDRAVPTFIEAFKKEWMPDVIHCNDWHTGLIPVYLEHLKLDNIGTVFTIHNLAYQGSFDKSLLPNAGLPESYFNMFQMEAYGRVNFLKSGLVFAHKANTVSPNYAKEIQTEEYGAGLQGLLKDLADHGNLRGILNGIDYDEFDPNSDPNIPFQYSAGKIAGKAKCKLALQQEFGLPQDENIPVIGLVSRLADQKGLDLIKEVVAKVLGLPTQFVVLGLGDKTYESYFKSLQKKYPNHMRANICFDADLASRIYAGSDLFLMPSRFEPCGLGQMISLRYGTIPIVRKTGGLTDTVIEFDPIAHIGNGFVFEEYKAAALLETIQRGVKTFQNKEKWNELVERALKSDFSWKLSALEYIDLYEAAVAKAKEGQQTMQASLMNKGLKVECCQS, from the coding sequence ATGATTTCAGCGAATAAGAAAATGAAAATATTGATTGTATCGGTTGAGGTATCGCCTTTTGCAAAGGTAGGAGGATTGGCGGATGTGGCAGGTGCGTTGCCAAAAGCATTAGCTAAACTTGGGCATGATGTACGCGTACTAATGCCCGCCTATAAAATGATTGAGGATAACCCTAAGTACAAAGTTAAGCCACTTATTGATAAACTGCCGGTTCCCATCAATCCGCATTGGATTGAGGAGGGCTTTGTTAAGCAGACTACCATTAGTGGTGATATACCTGTCTACCTAGTCGGTTCGAAGCGATTTTTTTCAAAAGCAACTGAATCGGTTAAAGTTTATGATATCGAAGCTGGCGCTGACCCTTACATTTTCCTCGACAGAGCGGTACCTACCTTCATAGAGGCCTTCAAAAAAGAATGGATGCCTGATGTTATCCATTGCAATGACTGGCACACGGGTCTAATTCCAGTTTATTTAGAGCATTTAAAACTGGATAATATCGGCACTGTGTTTACCATCCACAACCTAGCATATCAGGGCAGCTTCGACAAATCATTGCTACCAAATGCAGGTTTGCCCGAGAGTTATTTCAATATGTTCCAAATGGAGGCCTACGGAAGGGTAAACTTTCTAAAGAGTGGATTAGTATTTGCTCATAAGGCCAATACGGTCAGTCCGAACTATGCGAAAGAAATTCAGACAGAAGAATACGGAGCGGGACTTCAAGGGTTGTTAAAAGATTTGGCGGATCATGGCAATCTACGGGGAATTCTGAATGGTATTGATTATGATGAATTCGACCCAAATTCTGATCCGAACATTCCATTTCAATATTCTGCAGGAAAAATTGCAGGGAAGGCGAAATGCAAATTAGCCTTGCAACAAGAGTTCGGTTTGCCACAGGATGAGAATATTCCTGTAATTGGACTTGTTTCTCGCCTAGCCGATCAGAAGGGATTGGACTTAATAAAAGAAGTAGTGGCGAAGGTGCTCGGCCTGCCAACGCAGTTTGTGGTGTTAGGTTTAGGCGATAAGACCTACGAAAGCTATTTTAAGTCGCTCCAAAAGAAGTATCCTAATCATATGCGGGCAAATATCTGTTTCGATGCTGATTTAGCATCCCGCATCTATGCCGGCAGCGATTTGTTCTTGATGCCCAGTCGCTTTGAGCCTTGTGGATTGGGACAGATGATTAGTCTTAGATATGGTACCATTCCGATTGTGCGGAAAACCGGTGGTTTAACCGATACTGTAATTGAATTTGATCCTATTGCACATATCGGAAATGGGTTTGTGTTTGAAGAATATAAGGCAGCCGCATTGCTGGAGACTATTCAGCGCGGCGTGAAGACTTTTCAGAATAAAGAAAAGTGGAACGAACTAGTGGAAAGAGCTTTGAAGAGTGACTTTTCATGGAAACTTTCCGCTTTAGAGTATATCGATCTATATGAAGCAGCGGTTGCTAAAGCCAAGGAAGGCCAGCAGACGATGCAAGCATCCTTAATGAATAAGGGGCTGAAGGTTGAGTGTTGCCAAAGTTAA
- a CDS encoding FliA/WhiG family RNA polymerase sigma factor, translated as MSLTPVELTNAWRRYKGEHDPSSRDKLINQYTYLVKITAGRVITSLPPGLERDDLVSAGAVGLIKAVDQFDLTRNVKFETYAIALIRGAILEMLREEDWVPRSVRERLKNLERTYRSLELQLGRPATEEETAVALGLNQTEYQSLLLEMGRTTLLSLDDILSSNESDDQLHLADLLEDHQSDTGIEVEAREINRSLSEGVERLPEREKLVIALYYYEGLTFKEIGRVLSVSESRVYQLHTQAMVRLRSYLAQGSTLFQR; from the coding sequence ATGAGTTTGACACCCGTCGAATTGACGAATGCCTGGAGACGGTACAAAGGTGAACATGATCCGTCCTCTCGGGACAAATTAATCAACCAATATACCTATTTGGTTAAAATTACTGCGGGTCGTGTTATCACGAGCCTTCCGCCGGGGTTGGAAAGAGACGATCTCGTAAGCGCCGGCGCAGTAGGGTTGATCAAAGCGGTTGATCAGTTTGACTTAACTCGCAACGTGAAATTTGAAACGTATGCGATTGCTTTGATTCGTGGGGCAATTCTTGAGATGCTGCGTGAAGAGGATTGGGTGCCTCGTTCCGTGCGAGAGCGCCTTAAGAACCTTGAACGAACCTATAGGTCGCTTGAGTTGCAATTGGGAAGACCCGCAACCGAAGAGGAAACAGCTGTCGCTCTTGGACTTAATCAAACTGAATATCAGTCTTTATTATTGGAAATGGGGCGTACGACACTGCTATCACTTGATGATATTTTATCGAGTAACGAGAGTGACGATCAGCTCCATTTAGCCGATTTGCTTGAGGATCATCAATCGGATACGGGAATTGAAGTCGAAGCTCGGGAAATAAACCGCTCTCTTTCTGAAGGTGTGGAGCGTTTGCCTGAGCGTGAGAAGCTTGTTATTGCTCTGTATTATTACGAGGGGCTAACATTCAAAGAAATCGGACGCGTGTTGTCCGTTTCAGAATCAAGGGTATACCAGCTACATACACAAGCAATGGTACGCCTTAGGAGCTATTTAGCACAAGGCTCGACGCTTTTTCAGCGTTGA